The window GAGCTGGCCTGGGCGCGGCTGTCGGTCACGACACCCCGCGAGGAGGGTCCGTTCGGTGCCCCCCTGGTCGTCCTCGCCGACGGTCCGGGGGACGCCATGACCGTGGAGCTGCTCGCATGGGCCTCCTCGCCGTTGCGTGCGGACCGAGAGGTCGTCCTCCTCGACGGCAGGGGCGCCGGCCGTTCCTTCCCGTCCCTGGACTGCGGTGTGCCGCCTGCGCCGGGTGCGCTGCCCCCGGACCTGGTGCAGGACTGCCGCAGGGAGCTCGTGGACCTCGGCATCGACCTCGACGCCCACCGGACGCGCACGATGGCCGCTGACCTGGTGGACGTCACCGCGGCCCTGGGGCTGGACCGCTACCACCTGCTCGGCATCGGCCACGGCGCCCGGGTGGCCCTGACCACCCTGCGCGATCGTCCCGAGGGACTGCAGTCCCTCGTGCTCGACTCGCCGTTGCCGCCGGAGGTCGATGCGTACGCCGAACGGCCGGCGAACGCCCAGGCGGCGCTGAACCGGCTGTTCGACGAGTGCGCACAGACGCCCGCGTGCGCGGCCGCGTTCGGCGAGCTGCGCGAACCGACCGACCAGCTGGTCCGCGACCTCGACCGTCCCTCCAGCGGTGTCGACACCGAACCCGGTGTCAGCGGCACCGACCTCGTGCGCGCCGTCGTGGCCGCGATGCGCGGGGCCGACGGGCCTGCCGCCGTCCCCGCGGCGCTGTCGGTTGCGGTGGAGGACCCTGCGGAGGCGATGGTCCGGCTGCAGGAGGCTGCGGTGGGCGGTGCGACCGTGCCGGACTCACCCTTCGCCGAGGGCGTGTTGCTGTCCAGTGACTGCGCCGACGAGCTGCCGCTGGCGGGCAACGGGCCGGACCTCGACGGGCTCGGACCGGTCGGGCTTGCGGTGGCCGAGGACGTCACCGCCGTGCGGGTCGCCTGCGGCATCTGGGATGTCACCCCGGCGGGGCCCGAGGCCGGCAACCCCATCGCCCGCGACGTGCCGACCCTCGTGCTGACGGGCGAGTTCGATCCCCTCAGCCCCCCGTCGTGGGGGGCGGCCGTGGCCGCGCGCATGCCGCGGGGGCAGGTGGTGCAGGTCGACGGCGCGGGTCACC of the Euzebya rosea genome contains:
- a CDS encoding alpha/beta hydrolase, with amino-acid sequence MAVLLLLATACVPAGDIEGAVVPSPSVVEDADDTADGTLAQPELIGTTCALEPLSSEAATPAPSLLEGVDCGVVVVPERREDPSGPVVELAWARLSVTTPREEGPFGAPLVVLADGPGDAMTVELLAWASSPLRADREVVLLDGRGAGRSFPSLDCGVPPAPGALPPDLVQDCRRELVDLGIDLDAHRTRTMAADLVDVTAALGLDRYHLLGIGHGARVALTTLRDRPEGLQSLVLDSPLPPEVDAYAERPANAQAALNRLFDECAQTPACAAAFGELREPTDQLVRDLDRPSSGVDTEPGVSGTDLVRAVVAAMRGADGPAAVPAALSVAVEDPAEAMVRLQEAAVGGATVPDSPFAEGVLLSSDCADELPLAGNGPDLDGLGPVGLAVAEDVTAVRVACGIWDVTPAGPEAGNPIARDVPTLVLTGEFDPLSPPSWGAAVAARMPRGQVVQVDGAGHRVHDVDNCTIAIVAEFLRRPTRPMNDACATDRVVDFRLG